In Juglans regia cultivar Chandler chromosome 13, Walnut 2.0, whole genome shotgun sequence, the following proteins share a genomic window:
- the LOC109021216 gene encoding kinesin-like protein KIN-10C has product MASIPSDRSKAITRRKVRVIAKIRGFTDTHAEFPANSGASTTPRFSVNKPNGEASESVTIFFPAQSGSCKEYCDVDYCYDQHEDNDLIFSREIKPLIFEVFEGCNPTIIACGGRLSGKTYLIQGSDGKPGLATLAVSKILSMADQTRNSITISFYEVYQEHVHDLLDPKQPVVSILEDKGKIQHKGLSQVPIRSIAEFYRLYFSGSSSCKSGQKPAIELPRRSHRGLVVNVLSSAENSDTRLVGKMNFVDLAGYEDGRRKSTDGINLVESAKINKSIYAMYNVIYSLNANERHVPYRESKITHMLKDSFDGMNRILLFTCLNPSSCQDSVYMLSLASRSCRGINRVVTGFTKEAKSMTRPMVPSSQKNGPPASVPTTVKKKHTASQVHFSKKKDNVMASTMKGRKLFDEGSRQTQSEKAISLEDIDSADEPLVQEEGKCIPNVTNLTVLSEVEAFSLPTSNMVKTTIPNKDVFMASKVCLHGGDITPSPRASSSTNGASFTEQVHSMDKENQSSLVDKVISPPLSARLRELSNNLKSLWSSTPLHIKLLEENDASSYGQVCTEIVEPKTPIMDWSIVNEGWDVANVHSPWETLSMRNSGMKNSIVQDYLKFLNTADKEDLKRLKGIGEKRATSILELREESSEPFKSLDDLKEVGLSAKQIKGMMKKEVAELFN; this is encoded by the exons ATGGCTTCGATTCCATCGGACCGCAGCAAGGCCATCACGCGTCGAAAAGTTCGAGTCATAGCCAAAATCCGGGGCTTCACGGACACCCACGCCGAGTTTCCAGCTAACTCGGGGGCTTCGACGACGCCGCGGTTTTCCGTTAACAAGCCCAACGGAGAGGCTTCTGAGAGTGTTACGATTTTCTTCCCAGCCCAATCGGGAAG TTGTAAGGAGTATTGTGATGTTGATTACTGTTATGATCAACACGAAGACAATGATTTGATATTTTCGAGAGAGATAAAACCTTTGATTTTTGAGGTTTTTGAAGGATGTAATCCCACTATTATTGCTTGTGGAGGAAGACTTAGTGGAAAGACTTACTTAATTCAG GGCTCCGATGGAAAACCTGGTTTGGCTACGCTAGCCGTGTCTAAAATTCTTTCTATGGCCGATCAAACTCGAAATTCGATTACTATCTCTTTCTATGAGGTTTATCAGGAGCATGTTCATGACCTTTTGGATCCAAAGCAACCAGTGGTTTCGATATTGGAAGATAAAGGCAAAATCCAACATAAAGGACTTTCCCAG GTTCCTATAAGATCCATTGCAGAATTTTATAGACTATATTTCAGTGGGAGCAGTTCATGTAAATCAGGGCAAAAACCTGCAATTGAGCTTCCTCGCAGGAGCCACAGAGGTTTAGTAGTAAATGTATTATCTTCTGCTGAAAATTCAGACACACGTCTTGTAGGCAAGATGAATTTTGTTGACTTGGCAG GTTATGAGGATGGCAGAAGAAAAAGTACTGATGGGATAAATCTTGTTGAGAGTGCCAAAATTAATAAGTCCATTTATGCCATGTATAATGTTATTTATTCTCTCAATGCCAACGAAAGGCATGTGCCTTACCGGGAAAGCAAAATTACTCATATGTTAAAAGATTCTTTTGATGGGATGAATAGAATTCTGTTGTTCACATGCTTG aacCCATCTTCTTGCCAAGATTCTGTGTACATGTTAAGTTTAGCGTCTCGATCTTGTCGAGGCATTAATCGAGTTGTCACAGGCTTCACAAAGGAAGCCAAAAGTATGACAAGACCGATGGTGCCTTCCTCACAAAAAAATGGACCACCTGCAAGTGTTCCCACCACTGTGAAGAAGAAACATACAGCTTCACAAGTGcatttttccaaaaagaaagacAATGTTATGGCTTCCACAATGAAAGGAAG gaaaCTATTTGATGAAGGTAGTCGTCAGACCCAATCTGAAAAG GCAATCAGCTTGGAAGATATTGACTCAGCTGATGAACCTTTGGTGCAGGAAGAG GGGAAGTGCATTCCAAATGTTACAAATTTAACAGTGCTTTCAGAagtg GAAGCTTTCTCATTACCAACTTCCAATATGGTGAAAACTACTATACCAAATAAG GATGTTTTTATGGCTAGTAAGGTTTGTCTTCACGGTGGGGACATTACTCCTAGTCCTCGTGCGAGTAGCAGCACAAATGGAGCATCTTTTACTGAACAAG TTCATAGCATGGACAAGGAAAACCAAAGTTCATTGGTCGATAAAGTTATTTCCCCACCGTTAAGTGCAAGACTGCGAGAATtatcaaacaacttaaaatcaCTTTGGTCTTCAACTCCATTACACATAAAGTTGCTAGAAGAGAATGATGCTTCATCTTATGGTCAAGTGTGTACTGAGATTGTGGAACCAAAAACACCAATAATGGATTGGAGTATTGTTAATGAAGGATGGGATGTTGCAAATGTTCATAGTCCTTGGGAAACATTAAGTATGCGCAATTCTGGAATGAAG AACTCCATTGTTCAAGATTATCTTAAGTTTCTAAACACTGCTGACAA GGAAGACTTGAAAAGACTAAAG GGAATTGGAGAGAAGAGAGCTACCTCAATACTTGAGCTTCGTGAAGAATCTTCGGAACCCTTTAAGAGT CTTGATGATCTCAAAGAGGTTGGACTTTCGGCAAAGCAG ATAAAGGGCATGATGAAAAAGGAGGTTGCAGAGCTTTTTAACTAA